In Populus nigra chromosome 1, ddPopNigr1.1, whole genome shotgun sequence, one genomic interval encodes:
- the LOC133697619 gene encoding uncharacterized protein LOC133697619: MFLYSTSACLAGSHWEKVRHFMDNKAACEEISQELARESLIGISYCLPDKIQNSEGVPQSVNDEEKLPVINGDGAEKYRSELISISDIQSPDTATSPVASENHEG; this comes from the exons atgtttttgtacaGCACATCTGCTTGCCTTGCTGGTAGCCACTGG GAAAAAGTCAGACATTTTATGGATAACAAAGCAGCTTGTGAGGAGATTTCTCAGGAACTTGCACGGGAGTCACTTATTGGTATATCTTATTGCCTACCAGATAAGATTCAAAATTCAGAAGGTGTGCCTCAGAGTGTCAATGACGAGGAAAAGCTTCCAGTCATAAATGGTGATGGAGCTGAAAAGTATAGATCAGAACTAATTTCCATTTCAGACATTCAATCACCTGATACTGCAACATCACCAGTGGCATCAGAGAACCACGAGGGTTAG
- the LOC133696210 gene encoding glycine cleavage system H protein, mitochondrial-like has protein sequence MALRLWASSTANALRISVASTAHVSPSYSLSRCFSTVLDGLKYATSHEWVKHEGSVATIGITDHAQDHLGEVVFVDLPESDGSVSQGKSFGAVESVKATSDINSPISGEIVEVNTQLSETPGLINKSPYEEGWMIKVKPSNPSEIESLLGPKEYTKLCEEEDH, from the exons ATGGCACTGAGGTTGTGGGCTTCTTCTACAGCCAATGCACTGAGAATCTCAGTCGCCTCCACAGCTCACGTCTCTCCTTCGTACTCCCTCTCAAGATGCTTCTCCACTG TACTAGATGGGTTGAAGTATGCAACTTCACATGAATGGGTGAAGCATGAAGGCTCGGTGGCAACTATTGGCATTACCGATCATGCTCAg GACCATTTGGGTGAAGTAGTGTTCGTGGACCTGCCAGAGTCGGATGGTTCTGTCAGCCAAGGGAAGAGCTTTGGAGCAGTGGAAAGTGTGAAGGCAACTAGTGATATCAATTCTCCGATCTCCGGTGAGATTGTTGAGGTTAATACACAGCTTAGTGAGACTCCTGGACTG ATAAATAAAAGTCCATATGAAGAGGGATGGATGATCAAGGTGAAGCCAAGCAACCCATCAGAAATAGAATCCTTACTGGGTCCAAAGGAATACACCAAACTCTGCGAGGAAGAAGATCATTAG